A genomic segment from Corylus avellana chromosome ca5, CavTom2PMs-1.0 encodes:
- the LOC132182632 gene encoding nudix hydrolase 17, mitochondrial-like — translation MVALVSQENMVALVSRTGRHLQRYYKGRRQVVGCIPYRYSEEARELEVLVISSQKSDRMLFPKGGWEMDESITEAASRETVEEAGVRGIIERELGKWSFKSKTHDTYYDGYMFPLLVREQLDFWPEKKFRQRKWMSVQEAREVCQHWWMKEALDKFVSRLT, via the exons atgGTGGCTTTGGTGTCTCAAGAAAACATGGTTGCTTTGGTTTCTCGCACCGGAAGGCATTTGCAACGCTACTACAAGGGTCGTCGCCAAGTTGTAGG ATGTATACCGTACAGATACTCGGAAGAAGCACGAGAGTTAGAAGTTCTTGTCATCAGTTCACAGAAAAGCGACAGGATGTTGTTCCCAAAG GGAGGTTGGGAAATGGACGAATCCATAACAGAGGCGGCTTCACGAGAGACCGTAGAGGAAGCAGGGGTACGAGGCATTATTGAG CGTGAATTGGGTAAATGGAGCTTCAAGAGCAAAACCCATGATACTTACTATGACGGATACATGTTCCCTTTGCTTGTGCGAGAGCAGTTAGATTTCTGGCCGGAGAAGAAATTTCGCCAAAGAAAATGG ATGAGTGTGCAAGAGGCTAGAGAAGTTTGTCAACATTGGTGGATGAAGGAGGCCCTAGATAAATTTGTAAGTCGGCTGACG